A window of the Tunturibacter empetritectus genome harbors these coding sequences:
- a CDS encoding DUF2203 domain-containing protein, with product MSKTFTLGEAQTLLPVVEALLRKAREGQARAAEFEYEMQQLSHRIFLSGGMHVDVSVAARRRAERDKAVQVAKDTLSEIDSIGVQVKDLEEGLLDFPYVMDGRTVLLCWKLGEPTIAHWHTEEEGFDGRKPLDSRFGKTERLN from the coding sequence TTGAGTAAGACGTTTACGTTGGGCGAGGCACAGACGTTGCTGCCGGTAGTAGAGGCTCTGCTGAGAAAGGCTCGGGAGGGACAGGCCCGGGCCGCGGAGTTTGAGTACGAGATGCAGCAGTTGAGCCATAGGATCTTTCTCTCGGGTGGGATGCATGTGGATGTGAGCGTCGCGGCTCGACGCCGAGCGGAGCGGGATAAGGCAGTGCAGGTGGCCAAGGATACGCTGTCTGAGATCGACTCGATCGGGGTGCAGGTGAAGGATCTCGAGGAGGGGTTGCTGGACTTTCCTTATGTGATGGATGGGAGAACAGTGTTGCTCTGCTGGAAGCTGGGCGAGCCGACGATTGCCCATTGGCACACCGAGGAGGAGGGGTTTGATGGGAGAAAGCCCCTGGATTCACGGTTCGGCAAGACGGAGCGGCTGAACTAG
- a CDS encoding Fur family transcriptional regulator: MLVNEARSFRELCQENGIAVTHQRQVLYEVMKTMHGHPSPEEVYAQVKKKVPAISLATVYKNIHLFVESGVFREVSLHHGSLRVEMNDESHHHMVCSKCKAITDIGEKELGLVSKQDRLPGGFLVERYAVDVIGICAKCQQA; encoded by the coding sequence ATGTTGGTGAACGAGGCCAGATCGTTTCGCGAGCTCTGCCAGGAGAACGGCATCGCTGTGACTCACCAACGGCAGGTCTTGTACGAAGTGATGAAGACGATGCATGGCCATCCGAGTCCGGAAGAGGTCTATGCGCAGGTTAAGAAGAAGGTGCCGGCAATCTCGCTGGCTACCGTTTACAAAAACATACATCTGTTTGTGGAGAGCGGCGTCTTTCGCGAGGTGAGCCTGCATCATGGCTCGCTGCGCGTGGAGATGAACGATGAATCGCATCACCACATGGTGTGCTCAAAGTGTAAGGCGATTACCGACATTGGAGAAAAAGAGCTTGGGCTGGTGTCGAAGCAGGACAGACTGCCTGGCGGATTTCTCGTGGAGCGGTATGCAGTGGATGTGATTGGCATTTGTGCGAAGTGCCAGCAGGCTTAG